From the Megalopta genalis isolate 19385.01 chromosome 13, iyMegGena1_principal, whole genome shotgun sequence genome, one window contains:
- the SppL gene encoding signal peptide peptidase-like protein, translating into MATYQVDYQWAYTIMDSSRISTFLISILLIVYGSFRSLNMEQEAREREKEKERNNLLTGILSNCSTANADGANGRVQTLNTMHALCLPLGASISLLIMFFFFDSMQMLVTICTAIVATVALAFLLLPMCQYIIRPCSDGNKISFGVCGRFTGAELLSFSLSVSIVCIWVFTGHWLLMDAMGMGLCVAFIAFFRLPSLKVSTILLTGLLIYDVFWVFFSSYIFSTNVMVKVATRSADNPVNLVARRLHLGGVAREAPKLPLPGKLVFPSMHQAGHFSMLGLGDVVMPGLLLCFVLRYDAYKKTQLLPGGCETGVPPPRHINRISYFHCSLIGYFLGLLTATVSSEVFKAAQPALLYLVPFTLLPLLTMAYLKGDLRRMWSEPFISQQPSKHMEV; encoded by the exons ATGGCCACGTATCAAGTTGATTATCAGTG GGCTTATACCATAATGGACTCATCTAGAATATCTACCTTCCTGATATCAATTTTATTGATAGTCTATGGCAGTTTCCGATCTCTTAACATGGAACAGGAagctagagaaagagaaaaagaaaaggaacgTAATAATTTATTGACTGGAATACTCAGCAATTGTAGCACAGCGAATGCAGATGGTGCTAATGGAAGAGTTCAAACCTTAAACACAATGCACGCTCTTTGTCTACCTCTTGGTGCTTCCATTTCTCTGCTCATCATGTTCTTCTTTTTCGATAGCATGCAGATGCTAGTAACCATCTGTACAGCTA TTGTAGCTACAGTTGCATTGGCATTTCTTTTACTGCCTATGTGTCAATACATTATTAGACCGTGTTCAGATGGTAATAAAATTTCCTTTGGTGTCTGTGGAAGGTTTACAGGTGCAGAACTACTTTCATTTTCTTTGAGTGTGAGTATAGTATGCATCTGGGTTTTTACTGGACATTGGCTACTTATGGATGCAATGGGTATGGGACTTTGCGTTGCATTCATTGCGTTCTTTCGGTTACCTAGTCTAAAGGTATCTACTATACTGCTAACGGGCCTGCTGATTTATGATGTATTTTGGGTTTTCTTTTCATCCTACATATTCAGCACAAACGTAATGGTTAAG GTAGCAACTAGATCGGCAGATAATCCAGTGAATCTTGTGGCTAGAAGGTTGCACTTAGGTGGTGTAGCAAGAGAAGCACCAAAACTTCCTCTACCTGGAAAATTAGTCTTTCCATCAATGCATCAAGCAGGACATTTTTCTATGCTAGGTCTTGGCGATGTTGTGATGCCGGGTCTCCTGCTTTGTTTCGTTTTGCGATACGATGCATACAAAAAGACGCAACTATTGCCAGGCGGTTGTGAAACGGGTGTTCCACCCCCACGTCACATAAACCGCATTAGTTACTTTCATTGTTCCCTGATTGGTTATTTTCTGGGATTACTTACTGCTACTGTAAGCTCCGAGGTGTTTAAAGCTGCGCAGCCTGCCTTATTGTACCTTGTGCCCTTTACCTTGTTGCCACTGCTCACGATGGCATACCTGAAG GGTGACTTACGTCGGATGTGGAGCGAACCGTTCATATCTCAACAACCTTCTAAGCATATGGAAGTTTGA